Proteins found in one Subtercola endophyticus genomic segment:
- the aroA gene encoding 3-phosphoshikimate 1-carboxyvinyltransferase has product MQLVVRGTTTTLAGVLDIPVSKYHAHRALVLASLAPGTSVISGISTTRQVEWTIGVLRALGTSIRVVGDDYIVTGGPYRATDVVDHGSRGADGLLNVGSSGTTLYFMVGLAALADRPMTLTGMKYFRRRPIKALLDSLGQMGVRLESDRDCPPITVQPVRPKGGEVSIAGTLSQWLSGLLLLAPFAENDTTIHVTGGALNEQPYVELTVRMMQLFGLEVEHSDDWLTYHVKANQQARPANYVIPPDIGSAAFGIAAAAIHPSDVVFRGLSALTSAETDHPEAEFLDLATAMGVPLTKDEATGFVRVQHDGIRLKPIDIDCQPIPDLLPVLASMATFADGTTRLHNVGHIRLKESDRVAAMLQLNRLGGHAEQQTDELRVTGVSKLHGAAMSSFNDHRVLMSLAVAASTATGMSSLTYPRAYRISYPTFLEAMNSIGLDIDVAAAPALDAVRADARETEAGFTRQQELAETGEAADQRPGTGGHQHVVQPSADSVEEERVPGIRSDLPLVLSDEVRRLATEAPDQIAVIEVGGEQPTETTWSELQAEADRVSALLLDIGVQPGESVAMQLPNWSEFVAITLGAIQIGAVATPIMPVFGPRETTMTLSRSRARVLFLPDKFRKRRPAAELLDAAEEARANRRPLALEHIVVLRADERHSADVANDVPPVPENAADALAASDWTWRFYDQALDSVTPDVDLILSRSPQPDDACQLLFTSGTTGEPKGVQHSHRTLAVATALHVQQSGLGADDRIYVPSPLAHQTGFLYGMLLAWRLNVAVIIQPVWNAQIALEQAFGQARGTFVQAAAAFVDDLVRAVKDGVAPAPAALRMFVATGSAVPRALAREARDVLGTSILGAFGTTETCLGTLAAPGDRPEDAWGSDGRALPGIRLRIVDDEGREMPRGIEGNYELHSPTMFSGYLDRPDLTADVFTPDHWYRTGDLAVLDEAGFLHITGRVKDVINRGGEKIPVVEIENLLYQHPLVADVAIVAMPDARLGERACAFVVPGRAANALTFGEMQAYLEKNGVSKYYWPERLEFIDGLPRNAVGKIQKNILRERASDLVAAAAPVAPNFGVAQNSKE; this is encoded by the coding sequence ATGCAGCTCGTCGTTCGGGGAACAACAACCACTCTCGCTGGTGTTCTCGACATTCCGGTGTCGAAGTATCACGCGCACCGCGCTCTCGTTCTGGCCAGTCTGGCGCCTGGTACCAGCGTCATCTCGGGGATCTCTACGACACGTCAGGTGGAATGGACCATCGGCGTTCTGCGGGCGCTCGGCACGAGCATCCGCGTTGTCGGCGACGACTACATCGTCACGGGTGGCCCGTATCGTGCTACCGATGTCGTCGACCACGGCTCGCGCGGCGCAGACGGGCTCTTGAACGTGGGCTCGTCGGGCACGACGCTGTATTTCATGGTGGGGCTCGCGGCCCTCGCCGACCGGCCGATGACCCTGACCGGCATGAAGTACTTTCGCCGCCGACCCATCAAGGCGCTGCTCGACTCGCTCGGCCAGATGGGGGTGCGGCTGGAGTCCGACCGCGACTGTCCGCCCATCACCGTGCAGCCGGTGCGGCCGAAGGGGGGAGAGGTCAGCATTGCGGGAACGCTGTCGCAGTGGCTGAGCGGATTGCTTCTGCTCGCACCGTTCGCAGAGAACGACACGACCATCCACGTCACCGGCGGAGCCCTGAACGAGCAGCCGTACGTCGAATTGACCGTGCGCATGATGCAGCTGTTCGGCCTGGAGGTCGAGCACTCCGACGACTGGCTGACCTACCACGTGAAGGCGAACCAGCAGGCGCGGCCGGCGAACTACGTGATTCCGCCCGACATCGGGTCGGCCGCGTTCGGCATCGCGGCGGCGGCCATCCACCCGTCAGACGTCGTGTTCCGCGGCCTGTCGGCGCTGACCTCTGCCGAGACCGATCACCCCGAAGCCGAATTCCTCGATCTGGCAACGGCCATGGGCGTGCCGCTGACGAAAGACGAGGCCACCGGCTTCGTGCGCGTTCAGCACGACGGAATCAGGCTCAAGCCCATCGACATCGATTGTCAGCCGATTCCCGACCTGCTTCCTGTGCTCGCATCGATGGCGACGTTCGCCGACGGCACGACCCGGCTGCACAACGTGGGTCACATCCGCCTCAAAGAGTCCGATCGGGTCGCCGCGATGCTGCAGCTGAACCGGCTCGGCGGCCACGCCGAGCAACAGACGGATGAACTGCGGGTCACCGGCGTCTCGAAACTGCACGGCGCGGCCATGTCGAGCTTCAACGACCACCGCGTCTTGATGTCGCTTGCGGTTGCGGCGTCGACCGCCACGGGCATGTCGAGCCTCACGTATCCGCGCGCGTATCGCATCTCGTATCCCACCTTCCTCGAGGCGATGAACTCCATCGGGCTCGACATCGACGTCGCTGCGGCTCCGGCGCTCGACGCCGTGCGTGCCGACGCTCGCGAGACCGAGGCCGGGTTCACGCGTCAGCAGGAGCTTGCCGAGACGGGCGAGGCCGCCGACCAGCGCCCGGGCACGGGCGGGCACCAGCACGTGGTTCAGCCCAGTGCCGACAGTGTCGAAGAAGAACGCGTGCCGGGCATCCGCTCAGACCTGCCGCTCGTGCTGAGCGACGAGGTGCGGCGGCTCGCGACAGAGGCGCCAGACCAGATCGCTGTCATCGAGGTCGGCGGCGAGCAGCCGACCGAGACGACGTGGTCCGAGCTGCAGGCCGAAGCGGATCGTGTGTCGGCGCTGCTGCTCGACATCGGCGTGCAGCCGGGCGAGTCGGTCGCCATGCAGCTGCCGAACTGGAGCGAGTTCGTCGCCATCACCCTCGGCGCCATTCAGATCGGTGCCGTCGCCACACCGATCATGCCGGTCTTCGGCCCGCGCGAGACCACCATGACTCTGTCGCGCTCCCGGGCGCGTGTGCTGTTCTTGCCCGACAAGTTCCGCAAGCGCCGACCGGCCGCCGAGCTGCTCGATGCGGCCGAAGAGGCGCGGGCGAACCGTCGCCCGCTGGCCCTGGAACACATCGTTGTGCTGCGCGCGGATGAACGGCACAGCGCCGACGTCGCGAACGACGTTCCGCCCGTCCCCGAGAACGCGGCCGATGCTCTCGCCGCCTCCGACTGGACCTGGCGGTTCTACGACCAGGCGCTCGACTCGGTCACGCCTGACGTCGACCTGATTCTGTCGCGCTCGCCGCAGCCCGACGACGCCTGCCAGCTGCTCTTCACCTCGGGTACGACGGGCGAGCCGAAGGGCGTGCAGCACTCGCACCGCACCCTCGCCGTCGCAACGGCGTTGCACGTGCAGCAGTCCGGCCTCGGTGCCGACGATCGCATCTACGTGCCGTCGCCGCTCGCGCACCAGACCGGCTTCTTGTACGGCATGCTGCTGGCCTGGCGGCTGAACGTCGCCGTGATCATCCAGCCGGTGTGGAACGCGCAGATCGCGCTCGAACAGGCGTTCGGGCAGGCGCGCGGCACCTTCGTACAGGCGGCGGCGGCCTTCGTCGACGACCTGGTGCGAGCCGTGAAAGACGGCGTCGCACCGGCTCCGGCAGCCCTGCGGATGTTCGTTGCCACCGGTTCAGCGGTGCCCCGCGCCCTGGCACGCGAGGCCCGCGACGTGCTCGGAACGAGCATCCTCGGCGCCTTCGGCACCACCGAGACGTGCCTCGGCACCCTCGCAGCGCCCGGGGACCGCCCCGAAGACGCATGGGGGAGCGACGGACGGGCGCTGCCGGGCATCCGGTTGCGCATCGTCGACGACGAGGGCCGAGAGATGCCACGCGGCATCGAGGGCAACTACGAGCTGCACTCGCCCACGATGTTCAGCGGGTACCTCGACCGGCCCGACCTCACCGCCGACGTTTTCACGCCCGATCACTGGTACCGCACCGGTGACCTCGCGGTGCTCGACGAGGCCGGCTTCTTGCACATCACGGGCCGGGTGAAAGACGTAATCAACCGCGGGGGCGAGAAGATTCCGGTGGTCGAGATCGAGAACCTGCTCTACCAGCATCCGCTGGTCGCCGACGTGGCCATCGTGGCCATGCCGGATGCCCGGCTGGGCGAGCGCGCCTGCGCCTTCGTCGTACCGGGGCGTGCGGCGAACGCCCTCACCTTCGGCGAAATGCAGGCCTACCTCGAGAAGAACGGTGTATCGAAGTACTACTGGCCCGAGCGGCTTGAGTTCATCGACGGTCTGCCGCGCAATGCGGTGGGCAAGATTCAGAAGAATATACTGCGTGAGCGCGCCAGCGACCTGGTCGCGGCCGCGGCCCCGGTCGCGCCGAATTTCGGCGTCGCACAGAACAGCAAGGAGTAG
- a CDS encoding FMN reductase, with translation MAENTPNAARADEAQNARLSRTLVVVSAGLSQPSSTRLLADRLTTATVDRLTEKGVEPHVEVIELRDLAHDITNNLITGFAAPKLQKALDALASADGLIAVTPIFTTSFSGLFKSFIDIIEPTALTDLPVLIAATGGTERHSLALDYAVRPLFTYLHAVVAPTAVYAASSDWGSGASGAEAASGHGAVAGGGASALPDRIARAAGELTSLVIASDRSSRVVDPFALPAGFSPVGGYGAQ, from the coding sequence ATGGCCGAGAACACACCGAACGCCGCGCGCGCCGACGAGGCGCAGAACGCCCGTCTCTCTCGCACGCTCGTGGTGGTCTCTGCCGGCTTGAGCCAGCCGTCGTCGACACGACTGCTGGCCGACCGGCTCACCACCGCCACGGTCGACCGTCTCACCGAGAAGGGTGTGGAGCCTCACGTCGAGGTCATCGAACTGCGTGACCTGGCGCACGACATCACCAACAACCTCATCACGGGGTTCGCGGCGCCGAAGTTGCAGAAGGCACTGGATGCCCTGGCCTCCGCCGATGGCCTCATCGCCGTGACACCGATCTTCACCACGAGCTTCAGTGGGCTCTTCAAGTCGTTCATCGACATCATCGAGCCCACCGCACTGACCGACCTGCCCGTGCTGATCGCCGCGACGGGTGGAACAGAACGGCACTCGCTCGCCCTGGATTACGCCGTGCGCCCCCTCTTCACCTACCTGCACGCCGTCGTCGCTCCCACCGCCGTTTATGCGGCGTCGAGCGACTGGGGCAGCGGGGCTTCGGGTGCCGAGGCGGCGTCTGGCCACGGTGCGGTAGCGGGCGGCGGAGCGAGTGCGTTGCCCGACCGCATCGCGCGGGCCGCCGGTGAACTCACCTCGCTCGTCATCGCCTCCGACCGCTCATCGCGGGTCGTCGACCCGTTCGCCCTGCCGGCCGGCTTCAGCCCGGTCGGCGGGTACGGCGCCCAGTAG
- a CDS encoding LLM class flavin-dependent oxidoreductase yields the protein MQFGLFSVSDVTADPTTNHTPSEHDRIKDIVTIAQKAEEVGLDVFALGEHHNPPFFSSSPTTTLGYIAAKTEKLLLSTSTTLITTNDPVKIAEDYAMLQHLADGRVDLMMGRGNTGPVYPWFGKDIREGIPLAIENYALLHRLWREDYVNWEGKFRSPLQGFQSTPRPLDGVPPFVWHGSIRSPEIAEQAAYYGDGFFANNIFWPKEHYMQLIGYYRSRFEHYGHGTAEQAIVGLGGQAFMAKNSQDAVNQFRPYFDNAPVYGHGPSLEDFTEQTPLTVGSPQQVIDRYASMREYFGDYQRQLFLMDHAGLPLKTVLEQIDFLGEDVVPVLRKEFAENRPATVPDGPTHASLVAARDAAEVAAAESVVAAADAASADTVSSLASEGK from the coding sequence ATGCAATTCGGACTTTTCAGCGTCAGTGACGTCACGGCTGACCCCACAACCAACCACACCCCGAGCGAACACGACCGCATCAAAGACATCGTGACGATCGCGCAGAAGGCCGAAGAGGTCGGCCTTGACGTCTTCGCACTGGGCGAACACCACAACCCGCCGTTCTTCTCCTCGTCGCCGACCACCACGCTCGGCTACATCGCTGCGAAGACAGAGAAGCTGCTGCTGAGCACCTCGACCACGCTCATCACCACGAACGACCCGGTGAAGATCGCCGAAGACTACGCGATGCTGCAGCACCTGGCCGACGGCCGTGTCGACCTCATGATGGGGCGCGGCAACACCGGCCCGGTCTACCCGTGGTTCGGCAAAGACATTCGTGAGGGTATTCCGCTCGCCATCGAGAACTACGCCCTGCTGCACCGGCTCTGGCGCGAAGACTACGTCAACTGGGAGGGCAAGTTCCGCAGCCCGCTTCAGGGCTTTCAGTCGACGCCTCGCCCGCTCGACGGCGTGCCTCCGTTCGTGTGGCATGGGAGCATCCGTTCGCCTGAAATCGCCGAGCAGGCCGCGTACTACGGTGACGGCTTCTTCGCCAACAACATCTTCTGGCCGAAAGAGCACTACATGCAGCTCATCGGGTACTACCGCAGCCGCTTCGAGCACTACGGCCACGGAACCGCCGAGCAGGCGATCGTGGGCCTCGGCGGCCAGGCGTTCATGGCGAAGAACTCGCAAGACGCCGTGAACCAGTTCCGGCCGTACTTCGACAACGCGCCCGTCTACGGGCACGGCCCGTCGCTCGAGGACTTCACCGAGCAGACCCCGCTCACCGTGGGCAGCCCGCAGCAGGTCATCGACCGCTACGCGAGCATGCGCGAGTACTTCGGCGACTACCAGCGCCAGCTGTTCCTCATGGATCACGCCGGCCTGCCGCTGAAGACCGTGCTCGAGCAGATCGACTTCTTGGGTGAAGACGTGGTGCCCGTGCTGCGCAAGGAGTTCGCCGAGAACCGCCCCGCCACCGTGCCCGACGGCCCCACCCATGCGTCGCTCGTCGCGGCTCGGGATGCGGCCGAAGTGGCCGCCGCGGAATCCGTAGTCGCTGCGGCCGATGCCGCGTCGGCCGACACTGTATCGTCGCTCGCTTCCGAAGGAAAGTAG
- a CDS encoding cryptochrome/photolyase family protein, with the protein MNRTRWIFAGQLGSQFDDGGRLLLIEARSVFARRPLHRAKAHLILSALRHRAAELGDRVEFHQVDDYLEVVAGRTDLEVIDPTSYSARRFVRRLDARILPSRGFVTSETDFARWADSRGGKRLLLEDFYRSVRQRTGILMQGESPAGGNWNYDAKNRHAPPKGAVTLGLPDPWWPAEDDIDAEVRADLDRWQADGLVRLVGADAPRRFAVTEAEANLALDDFIGSRLNDFGPFEDATLTGDWTMAHSLLSAPLNLGLLNPLDVAERVAAEYDAGRAPLASVEGFVRQIVGWRDYVWHLYWYLGEEYSTANNFLRASTPLPASFRELDSGAIEANCLSHTIEGLHDHGWAHHIQRLMIIGNWALQRGFDPAALSNWFADMFVDGTPWVMAANVIGMSQHADGGVVATKPYAAGGAYINSMTDYCGGCRFNPKVRLGEDTCPFTAGYWAFLDRNEAVLASNFRLKMPYASLRRLRDRDEVVLQERVRDPA; encoded by the coding sequence ATGAATCGCACCCGCTGGATCTTCGCCGGCCAGCTCGGATCGCAGTTCGACGACGGCGGCCGCCTGCTGCTCATCGAGGCGCGCTCGGTGTTCGCCCGGCGCCCCCTGCACCGGGCCAAAGCGCACCTGATTCTCTCGGCGCTTCGGCATCGCGCTGCCGAACTCGGTGACCGGGTCGAGTTTCACCAGGTCGACGACTACCTCGAGGTTGTCGCGGGGCGCACCGACCTCGAGGTGATCGACCCGACCTCATACAGCGCCCGCCGTTTTGTACGACGACTCGATGCCCGCATACTGCCGAGCCGCGGCTTTGTCACCAGCGAGACCGACTTCGCCCGCTGGGCCGACAGTCGGGGTGGCAAACGGCTGCTGCTCGAAGACTTCTATCGTTCGGTGAGGCAGCGCACGGGCATCCTGATGCAGGGTGAGAGCCCTGCCGGTGGCAACTGGAACTACGACGCGAAGAATCGGCACGCCCCACCGAAAGGCGCCGTCACCCTCGGCCTGCCCGACCCGTGGTGGCCCGCCGAAGACGACATCGACGCCGAGGTGCGAGCCGATCTCGACCGCTGGCAGGCTGACGGGCTGGTGCGGCTGGTCGGGGCGGATGCTCCGCGGCGCTTCGCCGTCACCGAAGCCGAGGCGAACCTCGCCCTCGACGATTTCATCGGCAGCCGACTGAACGACTTCGGCCCGTTCGAAGACGCCACCCTCACCGGCGACTGGACCATGGCACACTCGTTGCTCAGCGCGCCCCTCAACCTCGGGCTGCTGAATCCGCTCGACGTGGCCGAGCGAGTGGCCGCGGAATACGACGCGGGTCGTGCTCCTCTGGCGAGCGTCGAGGGCTTCGTGCGGCAGATCGTCGGCTGGCGCGACTACGTCTGGCACCTGTACTGGTACCTCGGCGAAGAGTATTCCACTGCGAACAACTTCTTGCGGGCATCCACACCCCTGCCTGCCTCGTTTCGCGAACTCGATTCAGGCGCGATCGAGGCGAACTGCCTCAGCCACACCATCGAGGGCCTGCACGACCACGGCTGGGCGCACCACATTCAGCGGCTCATGATCATCGGAAACTGGGCGCTGCAACGTGGATTCGACCCCGCGGCGCTCTCGAACTGGTTCGCCGACATGTTCGTCGACGGAACTCCGTGGGTGATGGCCGCCAACGTCATCGGCATGTCGCAGCACGCCGACGGCGGCGTCGTCGCCACAAAGCCGTACGCGGCCGGCGGCGCCTACATCAACTCGATGACCGACTACTGCGGCGGCTGCCGCTTCAACCCGAAGGTGCGTCTGGGCGAAGACACGTGCCCGTTCACTGCCGGATACTGGGCTTTTCTCGACCGCAACGAAGCAGTGCTGGCCTCGAACTTCCGGCTGAAGATGCCCTACGCGTCACTTCGGCGTCTGCGCGACCGGGATGAGGTGGTGCTGCAGGAGCGCGTGCGCGATCCCGCCTGA
- a CDS encoding YbhB/YbcL family Raf kinase inhibitor-like protein, which produces MPNPLGRALRNRRAGHDTLVWARPDLQAPESFALTSPAFIDGAPIPALHRGRMFAPNISPALSWTPPPADTVELVLLVQDPDVPLGKPATHALTVGIDPSLGAIAENGLSNPSPIAGLRHGKGGLGRRGWSGPLPLRSHGPHSYVFQLFALDRRTDLPPTFGLDEVLAAMDAHVLARARLVGTYEIA; this is translated from the coding sequence ATGCCCAACCCCCTCGGTCGAGCGCTGCGAAACCGCCGCGCCGGCCACGACACGCTCGTCTGGGCTCGGCCCGACCTGCAAGCACCCGAGTCGTTCGCGCTGACGAGCCCCGCATTCATCGACGGTGCGCCCATTCCGGCGCTGCACCGCGGCAGGATGTTCGCCCCGAATATCTCGCCTGCGCTCAGCTGGACGCCCCCACCGGCAGACACGGTAGAACTCGTGCTCCTCGTGCAAGACCCCGATGTTCCACTGGGCAAGCCCGCGACGCACGCCCTCACGGTGGGAATCGACCCCTCGTTGGGCGCGATTGCCGAGAACGGCCTCTCGAACCCGAGCCCGATTGCCGGACTGCGGCACGGCAAGGGCGGGCTCGGGCGGCGCGGATGGTCGGGGCCGCTGCCTCTGCGCTCGCACGGGCCGCACTCCTACGTCTTTCAGCTCTTCGCGCTCGATCGCCGCACCGACTTGCCGCCGACATTCGGTCTCGACGAGGTACTCGCCGCGATGGATGCGCACGTGCTCGCACGCGCCCGTCTCGTCGGCACCTACGAGATCGCCTGA
- a CDS encoding MarR family winged helix-turn-helix transcriptional regulator — MTHDSVQNDTPATALSTSATGGVDAASAADDAGLGAQVRSSVGRLYRRFRSERPDGTLGDSALEVLSRLQKSGPLTLTQLSEIARVAPASMSQSVNRLTSAGYAARSPDADDRRRVLISATPEGAELALAARAQRNAWLDSRLEALSPADQDVLARACALLDVIARSEASPAAVPTERDRTAQHRIAPLPTPRDSAD; from the coding sequence ATGACGCATGATTCTGTCCAGAACGACACGCCTGCCACCGCGCTCTCGACCTCGGCGACCGGCGGGGTCGACGCGGCCAGCGCGGCCGACGACGCGGGTCTCGGTGCGCAGGTTCGATCATCCGTCGGCCGGCTCTACCGGCGATTTCGCAGCGAGCGCCCCGACGGCACACTCGGCGACAGCGCCCTCGAAGTGCTCTCTCGCCTGCAGAAGAGCGGGCCACTCACCCTCACCCAGCTGAGCGAGATCGCACGGGTCGCTCCCGCTTCGATGAGCCAGAGCGTCAATCGCCTCACCTCGGCCGGCTACGCTGCGCGCAGCCCCGATGCGGATGACCGTCGACGCGTGCTCATCAGCGCCACCCCCGAGGGCGCTGAACTCGCCCTCGCCGCCCGTGCGCAGCGTAATGCCTGGCTCGACTCGCGCCTCGAAGCGCTCAGCCCCGCCGACCAAGACGTGCTCGCCCGCGCCTGCGCGCTGCTTGACGTCATCGCCCGGTCGGAGGCGTCTCCGGCGGCGGTGCCGACAGAGCGCGACCGTACAGCACAGCATCGAATCGCGCCGCTTCCGACACCACGAGACAGTGCCGACTGA
- a CDS encoding NUDIX hydrolase: MAIPDFIVSLREKIGHETLWLTGVTAVVEHEGRLLMVKRSDSGAWTPVTGIIDPGEEPAVAAAREVLEEAGVVAIAERLAWVHVLPPMTYPNGDRAQYLDLVFRLRWVSGIPYPADGENTEAEWFPMDALPPHSDGFAQRIAHALSDDVATGFEA; this comes from the coding sequence ATGGCCATTCCCGACTTCATTGTGTCGCTGCGCGAGAAGATCGGGCACGAGACGCTGTGGCTCACCGGCGTGACCGCGGTCGTCGAGCACGAGGGCCGGCTGCTGATGGTGAAGCGCAGCGATTCCGGGGCGTGGACTCCGGTGACCGGAATCATCGACCCGGGTGAAGAACCGGCGGTCGCCGCTGCCCGCGAGGTACTCGAAGAGGCAGGTGTGGTCGCCATCGCCGAGCGGTTGGCGTGGGTGCACGTGCTGCCGCCCATGACGTACCCGAACGGCGACCGGGCACAGTACCTTGACCTCGTGTTCCGCCTGCGGTGGGTCTCGGGCATCCCGTACCCGGCCGACGGTGAGAACACCGAGGCCGAGTGGTTCCCGATGGATGCTCTCCCCCCGCACTCGGATGGGTTCGCCCAGCGCATCGCTCACGCCCTGAGCGACGACGTCGCCACCGGTTTCGAAGCGTGA
- a CDS encoding RES family NAD+ phosphorylase: MGPEIRTLSTQAPLWRIHMTSTNHPQAWNRLRTWGPLASARWDAHPLPEGEHPSDGAAYLGFDVVTCLAEVFQATRFVDIHTGAPYVTLFSLTRPLRLIDVTGDWLLRAGARSSVALGKKSRTREWARAIRDAWPDLDGVYSRSAVAGAHECVTLWGGSESAFASAPLLSTPLSSPAIVTNIKIAAESIRYSSNC; encoded by the coding sequence GTGGGGCCGGAGATTCGCACGCTCTCGACGCAAGCACCGCTGTGGCGCATCCACATGACGTCCACCAATCACCCTCAGGCGTGGAATCGCCTTCGAACCTGGGGGCCGTTGGCGTCCGCGCGATGGGATGCCCACCCACTGCCAGAGGGGGAGCATCCGTCAGACGGCGCCGCCTACCTCGGCTTCGATGTCGTCACTTGCCTGGCCGAGGTCTTTCAGGCGACGCGATTCGTCGACATTCATACGGGCGCTCCGTACGTCACCCTCTTCTCGCTCACGAGGCCGTTACGACTGATCGACGTCACGGGGGATTGGTTGCTGAGGGCGGGGGCGCGGTCATCCGTCGCCCTCGGTAAGAAGTCTCGTACGAGGGAGTGGGCGCGTGCCATTCGCGACGCCTGGCCCGATCTTGATGGTGTCTACTCACGGTCGGCGGTGGCTGGTGCGCACGAATGCGTCACTCTCTGGGGCGGTTCTGAAAGTGCCTTTGCTTCGGCACCGCTGCTGTCGACTCCGCTCTCGTCGCCCGCCATCGTCACGAACATCAAGATCGCGGCGGAATCGATACGGTACTCGAGCAACTGCTAG
- a CDS encoding class I SAM-dependent methyltransferase, with protein MSFDVTADAYLSFMGRYSEPLAGLFADWSGVRRGQRALDVGCGAGALTEQLVMRLGAPAVAAVDPSASFVSATQQRLATVDVQQAGAELLPFADAQFDAVLAQLVIHLMPDAVAGLREMARVTKPGGLVSACVWDHAGEHGPLATFWNAVHDLDPDEPGEATMPGTSDGDLAALFSSAGLVEVEASSLTVTRHYDSFDEWWQPYLLGVGPAGAYAAELSDAERSALRARCVELLPAGAFDVSALAWCARGVVA; from the coding sequence ATGAGTTTTGATGTGACAGCCGACGCCTACCTGAGCTTCATGGGCCGCTACTCCGAGCCGCTGGCGGGCCTCTTCGCCGACTGGTCGGGGGTGCGCCGCGGCCAGCGGGCGCTGGATGTCGGTTGCGGCGCGGGGGCCCTCACCGAACAGCTCGTCATGCGTCTGGGCGCGCCGGCCGTCGCGGCGGTCGACCCGTCGGCGTCGTTCGTCTCGGCTACGCAGCAACGGCTGGCGACCGTCGACGTGCAGCAGGCCGGGGCCGAGCTCCTGCCGTTCGCCGACGCGCAGTTCGATGCCGTGCTGGCTCAGCTGGTCATCCACTTGATGCCGGATGCGGTGGCGGGGCTTCGCGAGATGGCACGTGTCACCAAGCCGGGTGGTCTCGTTTCGGCGTGCGTCTGGGATCATGCGGGCGAGCATGGCCCGCTCGCCACCTTCTGGAATGCCGTGCACGATCTCGACCCCGACGAACCGGGCGAGGCGACCATGCCGGGCACCAGCGACGGTGATCTCGCCGCATTGTTCTCGTCGGCGGGCCTGGTCGAGGTCGAAGCGTCGAGCTTGACGGTGACGCGGCACTATGACTCGTTCGACGAGTGGTGGCAGCCCTATTTGCTCGGGGTCGGCCCCGCCGGTGCCTATGCGGCGGAACTTTCAGACGCGGAGCGTTCGGCGCTGCGCGCGCGGTGCGTCGAGTTGTTGCCGGCGGGGGCGTTCGATGTATCGGCGCTGGCCTGGTGCGCTCGGGGAGTCGTTGCGTGA
- a CDS encoding response regulator transcription factor, producing the protein MTVPATRPITVALVDDYDVVLMGLAHMFDQYQDRVTVTQIDARTPVDETVDIVMYDSFAQPETDQKEVAALVSNPRARRVVVYTWNFQPELVESARGHGVHGYLSKTLPAAELVSALESIHAGEEIVSAPQRRAGSALGLDWPGRTEGITDRESEILALITQGKSNADVAALTYLSPNTVKSYIRSIYRKIHVTSRTQAVLWGVAHGFTPDQRRIEHWRVGV; encoded by the coding sequence ATGACTGTACCGGCAACGCGCCCCATCACGGTGGCCCTGGTCGACGACTACGACGTCGTGCTGATGGGTCTGGCCCACATGTTCGACCAGTATCAAGACCGTGTCACGGTGACGCAGATCGATGCCCGCACCCCCGTCGACGAGACCGTCGACATCGTGATGTACGACTCCTTCGCTCAGCCCGAGACCGACCAGAAAGAAGTGGCGGCCTTGGTCAGCAACCCGCGCGCCCGTCGAGTCGTCGTGTACACCTGGAACTTTCAGCCCGAGCTCGTCGAGAGTGCCCGGGGTCACGGGGTGCACGGTTACCTGTCGAAGACGCTTCCGGCGGCCGAGCTCGTGAGTGCTCTGGAGTCGATCCACGCGGGTGAAGAGATCGTCAGCGCGCCGCAGCGCCGGGCGGGCAGTGCGCTCGGGCTCGACTGGCCGGGTCGCACCGAGGGCATCACAGACCGCGAGTCGGAGATTCTGGCGCTCATCACGCAGGGCAAGAGCAACGCCGACGTTGCGGCGCTCACGTATCTGAGCCCGAACACCGTGAAGTCGTACATCCGCAGCATCTACCGCAAGATCCATGTGACCAGTCGCACGCAGGCGGTGCTGTGGGGTGTCGCGCACGGCTTCACGCCCGACCAGCGCCGCATCGAGCACTGGCGGGTCGGGGTGTAG
- a CDS encoding VOC family protein, which translates to MTLLFEEIVVDCHDFHAVGRWWQAALGWTLLYETDDELELQNPDGSHPTLLFLNTPDQKVAKNRLHFDFVPDDQAAEVERLLALGAQRVDLGQGDTPWVVLADPEGNEFCVLSARD; encoded by the coding sequence ATGACACTGCTGTTCGAAGAGATCGTTGTCGATTGCCACGACTTTCACGCCGTGGGCCGCTGGTGGCAGGCCGCACTCGGGTGGACCCTGCTCTACGAGACCGACGACGAGCTCGAACTTCAGAACCCCGACGGGTCGCATCCGACGCTGCTGTTTCTGAACACGCCAGACCAGAAGGTAGCCAAGAACCGGCTGCATTTCGACTTCGTGCCCGACGACCAGGCCGCGGAGGTCGAGCGGCTGCTCGCCCTGGGTGCACAGCGGGTCGACCTGGGGCAGGGTGACACGCCGTGGGTCGTTCTGGCCGACCCCGAGGGCAACGAGTTCTGCGTGCTCTCGGCGCGCGACTGA